A section of the Babylonia areolata isolate BAREFJ2019XMU chromosome 31, ASM4173473v1, whole genome shotgun sequence genome encodes:
- the LOC143276125 gene encoding uncharacterized protein LOC143276125 has product MGVFQTTFDTFMGVCSTFALSVTTVSEWTAYILHANYILVTSLYTWACYIVDIVVTTLHWIVQSVITVLLYVFDFLSEIYACVCALLVLLWRICILVYKLLCLLFTGVETLVLGLWNGGVLTYKALHQSALDVVETCESTRDYMAMMAQDFVVYVCDIFTTIGSFSAWLIRGLWIGIGYVPATLSIIPSYITQWVANLWMRLTMWVSFAFMGVTQETYIGIAICCMLYMVLSRLVHILHRRGFMFFSFRRQRQNSARQTNHVVAHMTFDRGFESDFEDDDVDNSSPEASDNENTDGGEESDAHSELTLSDGDSDDNSAESESDASLNSQTFTSEDSDHEIDVQLPTFSGDHLLHSRSSTPSRNVSKDMNPDDFERELERERDKRKCVVCQDANKSVLILPCKHMCLCVRCANQIVRSTLVGRRVCPLCRRRIERVMDVYV; this is encoded by the coding sequence ATGGGCGTTTTCCAAACAACGTTCGACACATTTATGGGCGTTTGTTCAACATTTGCTTTGTCTGTTACCACAGTTTCAGAATGGACTGCCTACATATTACATGCAAACTATATTTTAGTGACTAGTCTGTATACATGGGCATGCTATATTGTGGACATTGTCGTCACCACCTTGCATTGGATTGTGCAGTCGGTGATAACTGTTCTGCTGTATGTGTTTGATTTTCTGTCAGAGATCTATGCTTGTGTCTGTGCTCTGTTAGTGCTCTTGTGGCGCATCTGCATTTTGGTGTATAAACTTTTATGCTTGCTCTTCACGGGCGTGGAAACATTGGTGTTGGGTTTGTGGAATGGCGGCGTTCTGACCTACAAGGCTCTGCATCAGTCTGCGTTAGATGTTGTGGAGACATGTGAATCAACCAGGGATTACATGGCCATGATGGCTCAGGACTTTGTGGTTTATGTTTGTGACATTTTTACAACAATCGGCAGTTTTTCGGCGTGGCTGATCAGAGGACTGTGGATAGGCATTGGATATGTGCCAGCCACACTATCCATCATTCCATCCTATATCACACAGTGGGTGGCCAACCTGTGGATGCGTCTGACTATGTGGGTGTCATTTGCTTTCATGGGTGTCACTCAGGAAACATACATCGGCATCGCCATCTGCTGTATGCTGTACATGGTTTTATCAAGACTGGTACACATTTTGCACAGGAGAggtttcatgtttttttcttttaggagacaaagacagaacagtGCCAGGCAGACTAACCATGTGGTTGCTCACATGACATTTGACAGAGGTTTTGAAAGTGATTTCGAGGACGATGATGTCGACAACAGTTCTCCAGAGGCCAGTGACAATGAAAACACGGATGGAGGGGAGGAGTCAGATGCCCACTCAGAACTCACACTCAGTGATGGAGATTCAGATGATAATTCTGCTGAATCAGAGTCTGATGCCTCTCTCAATTCTCAGACGTTCACATCTGAAGACAGTGATCATGAAATAGACGTCCAGCTTCCAACGTTCAGTGGTGACCATTTACTCCACAGCCGTTCCTCAACACCATCCAGAAACGTTTCAAAAGACATGAATCCAGACGATTTTGAACGTGAACTGGAACGAGAGCGAGACAAGAGAAAGTGTGTCGTTTGTCAGGATGCTAACAAGTCTGTGCTTATCCTGCCATGTAaacacatgtgtctgtgtgtgaggtgtgccAACCAGATTGTGCGATCAACTTTGGTGGGACGACGTGTTTGTCCATTGTGCAGAAGGAGGATTGAGAGAGTGATGGATGTATATGTGTGA